In Pyricularia oryzae 70-15 chromosome 2, whole genome shotgun sequence, one genomic interval encodes:
- a CDS encoding stage V sporulation protein K encodes MADPDQSPSQDSGEVAASNTQQSLASVDTISDSNVPLKDENAPNKETTRELDSEDQQGGSAAQEVQNIDQSDATTPSGEGNSVEAASGQPKVDDELETKPCSDSCPEPATEPMTPEGDDGYPGFDQKKASEPEQEDGDDGDIPPESEDEEEAGNTKAEKEEEACLGNVPEDLDDDSPSRLEWLRQKREEGAVSEALDQAMCLIGLEQVKSELLQGKAAIEARRRRGEDLGGDAIVWKVESKTGIGNMQADYHLVKRLFDKLETEMGFDHDKSSKWRGECRDINLKDYSDRELQVHLVKLIKKRGMNVEGGIDGPYPRILAARMGRGRGKDAFENLHTVKEAMEKAAHRQAVRLQRDRVEWAKGGEQGDAPDDFLFTKEDLVGPPPADLRETSKAYRELNAMVGLDTLKEAMEELMDLPRANYELELQGKEPVKVNLNRVFMGPPGTGKTTAAKLFGQVLIDLGLVDNKEVVCKGPADLINFNSSYAIEQTNKALVAGEGKVLIIDDASNLCPDAPNSASAETDSKDPPLFAIAQTLATDAAASSGRDGGCIFLVGDAQGLRDMFDKCHRGLRTRFALEDAFEFPDYDPPELVKILDVKLVEANVTASEQAKKVAGQILSRARHRPGFGNCKNIEILIRKGLASRRARLRKEAAAAAGQTSGEKAVVAPKHSFWLNQSAVLEPEDFDPDWRRGSETLSRCEDLFKEFVGFGQIVRQFTRYQEMLAGMRLHGVEPGSHVPFTFVFKGPPGTGKTTTARKLGQIFYDMGLLTTNEVIECSVSDFIGKYLGETAPKLRALLDRALGKVLFIDEAYRLATGTAGRKTGRSFEEEAVAELVDSLTKERYRRKVVVILVGYSDDMDRLMKANRGLHSRFATEVVFPQLTPGQCIKFLGQLIGQMGIAIRDREDPDPRQKEKVLRVMGKLIATRDWSNGRDIETLAAEMVGEVYCREGRRGQKSARLQVSTEELLGFLLDMLKRRRAGELVDEE; translated from the exons ATGGCTGACCCAGATCAAAGTCCAAGTCAGGACTCTGGTGAAGTGGCCGCCAGCAACACGCAGCAGAGTTTGGCGTCCGTGGACACGATTTCAGATTCGAATGTGCCCCTGAAGGATGAAAATGCGCCCAATAAAGAAACCACTCGGGAACTGGATTCAGAGGACCAGCAGGGTGGGAGCGCTGCTCAGGAGGTGCAGAACATTGACCAGTCCGACGCTACCACACCGTCCGGGGAAGGAAATTCCGTGGAAGCCGCCTCGGGTCAGCCGAAAGTTGACGACGAGCTCGAGACAAAACCATGCTCAGACTCATGTCCAGAGCCAGCCACGGAGCCAATGACCCCTGAAGGTGACGACGGTTATCCGGGATTTGATCAAAAGAAGGCTTCCGAACCAGAGCAAGAGGACGGGGATGATGGAGATATACCTCCCGAATCTGAAgatgaggaggaggcggGAAACACCAAGGCCGAAAAAGAGGAGGAGGCGTGTCTGGGAAACGTCCCGGAAGATTTAGACGACGACTCGCCGTCCCGCCTCGAATGGCTGCGGCAGAAGAGGGAGGAGGGCGCCGTCAGCGAGGCGCTCGATCAGGCGATGTGTCTGATTGGGCTGGAGCAGGTCAAATCCGAGCTTCTGCAGGGCAAAGCCGCCATCGAGGCCAGGCGTAGACGGGGCGAGGATCTGGGGGGAGATGCGATTGTGTGGAAAGTGGAGAGCAAAACAGGCATTGGTAAT ATGCAAGCAGATTACCATCTCGTAAAGCGCCTCTTTGACAAATTGGAAACGGAGATGGGCTTCGACCATGACAAGAGCTCGAAATGGCGTGGCGAATGTCGGGACATCAACCTGAAGGACTATTCCGACCGTGAGCTCCAGGTTCATTTGGTCAAGTTGATCAAGAAGAGAGGTATGAATGTCGAGGGTGGCATCGACGGGCCCTATCCACGGATCCTTGCTGCGAGGATGGGACGGGGTAGAGGAAAAGACGCGTTTGAGAATCTCCATACCGTCAAGGAGGCGATGGAAAAGGCGGCTCATCGTCAGGCCGTAAGGCTTCAGCGGGACCGCGTCGAATGGGCCAAGGGCGGCGAGCAAGGCGATGCCCCAGATGATTTTCTTTTCACAAAGGAAGATCTCGTCGGTCCCCCGCCCGCAGACCTGCGGGAGACGAGCAAAGCATACCGCGAACTCAACGCCATGGTGGGGCTGGATACGCTCAAAGAGGCCATGGAGGAGCTCATGGACCTTCCCCGGGCAAACTATGAGCTCGAATTGCAGGGCAAGGAGCCGGTCAAGGTCAACCTCAACCGCGTCTTCATGGGACCGCCAGGAACGGGAAAGACCACAGCGGCAAAACTCTTTGGTCAGGTCTTGATCGATTTGGGTCTAGTGGATAACAAAGAGGTGGTTTGCAAAGGCCCGGCGGACTTGATCAACTTCAACAGTAGCTACGCCATCGAACAGACGAACAAGGCACTCGTCGCCGGCGAGGGCAAAGTCCTCATCATCGACGACGCCTCGAATCTGTGTCCGGACGCTCCCAACAGCGCCTCTGCAGAAACCGACAGCAAGGACCCGCCGCTCTTTGCAATCGCACAAACGCTCGCCACCGacgccgctgcgtcctcggGCCGGGACGGCGGCTGCATATTTCTCGTTGGCGACGCGCAGGGCCTGCGTGACATGTTTGACAAGTGCCACCGCGGCCTGCGCACCAGGTTTGCCCTTGAAGACGCGTTTGAGTTTCCGGACTACGACCCTCCCGAGCTGGTCAAGATACTGGACGTGAAGCTGGTCGAGGCCAACGTCACCGCCAGCGAGCAGGCCAAAAAGGTTGCGGGGCAGATCTTGTCGAGGGCGAGGCACAGGCCGGGCTTTGGCAACTGCAAAAATATCGAAATCTTGATCCGCAAGGGACTGGCGTCGCGGAGGGCACGGCTTCGGAAGgaggctgctgcggctgctggTCAGACCTCGGGTGAGAAGGCGGTGGTGGCCCCAAAGCACAGCTTCTGGCTGAACCAGTCTGCGGTGCTGGAACCTGAAGATTTCGACCCAGACTGGCGGCGAGGGTCCGAGACTCTGAGCAGATGCGAAGATCTCTTCAAGGAGTTTGTGGGCTTTGGCCAAATCGTCAGGCAGTTTACGAGATATCAGGAGATGCTGGCCGGCATGCGCCTGCACGGGGTTGAGCCGGGCTCTCACGTACCCTTCACATTTGTGTTCAAGGGACCTCCCGGGACGGGCAAGACGACGACGGCCAGGAAGCTGGGCCAGATCTTCTACGACATGGGGCTCCTGACGACCAACGAGGTGATCGAGTGCTCCGTGTCGGACTTTATCGGCAAGTACCTGGGCGAGACGGCGCCCAAGCTCCGCGCGCTGCTGGACAGAGCGCTCGGCAAGGTCCTCTTCATCGACGAGGCATACCGCCTCGCGACGGGGACGGCGGGCCGCAAGACGGGCCGGTCGttcgaggaggaggcggtCGCCGAGCTGGTCGACAGCCTCACCAAGGAGCGGTACCGGCGCAAGGTGGTGGTCATCCTGGTCGGGTACAGCGACGACATGGACCGGCTCATGAAGGCCAACCGGGGCCTGCACAGCCGCTTCGCGACAGAGGTGGTGTTCCCGCAGCTGACGCCCGGGCAGTGCATCAAGTTCTTGGGGCAGCTGATTGGTCAGATGGGCATTGCGATCCGCGACAGGGAGGACCCGGACCCCAGGCAGAAGGAAAAGGTCCTCAGGGTCATGGGCAAGCTGATCGCGACGAGGGATTGGTCCAACGGGAGGGACATTGAGACGCTGGCGGCGGAGATGGTCGGGGAGGTGTACTGCCGGGAGGGGAGGAGGGGGCAAAAGTCTGCGAGGCTGCAGGTCTCGACCGAGGAGCTGTTGGGGTTTTTGTTGGATATGCTGAAGAGACGACGTGCTGGGGAATTGGTGGATGAGGAGTGA
- a CDS encoding kinesin-II 85 kDa subunit yields the protein MSTTTLPRAANGPPTSALPALPVGKTRKAAGGIVAPSRSASSTPRSGLRAPSTSFLPPSTPAPTTALPQPRSVSGIVGPGTKTIRKTVSINSFPQPPRGDSGRASLPPSPLSSGASAARRPKTAISTDTHTSGNTPSLLNGSEGIKSVRNAGARSSDGFISVGSPPQSRSSSAQDSYSTSATQYDDMTDGTQQKSGAGGESKRTSKIDGKGNVIVSVRVRPDAGSNDHGRTEGEWMVDGRRSLISYRGKEGGDYFYDNVFATHDDNSKVYDHSAKRLVRRVMEGYHGTVFAYGMTGTGKTFSMQGTASSPGVIPLAITDIFSYIRETPSREFLLRVSYLEIYNERIHDLLSMPTGGVGGNTAQEEIKLREDSKRGVYASPLKEEIVQSPTQLLRVIARGDQARRTASTQFNARSSRSHAVVQIVVESRERVPGTATPGGDSKRSGMLPGGVRVSTLSLIDLAGSEKAAESKERRTEGSHINKSLLTLGTVISKLSEYKDKDGKMSDKDGKHLPYRDSKLTRLLQGALSGNSLVSILCTIQTGAGGSVAGGNTHVSETINTLKFAARAKNSIVSHAKKAEEALGAGGEGGARVLLERYRMEIQELKSQLNSQAKGNKGKDTEEDKTKDVEEEKAREKEAEHRHEEQLLEMQLARTALKERIDHLNRLILSSKSTGVNSNGSYSSLGMHPRSSLVSVRSMGTTSGRSLLERTSSMTSSSSTLGRRTSSRRVSSSVGEMNVEEDDSHGEYGDGVASLAAQNRALQADLTDKNRYIATLEKRLLQARRTSSARASVGMGGSKGIMVGEDHSVATVIKEKDAEIAELRARLDDKDRMLSALRSAARSRDNADRVESRTEMRTSQIMDGSAKSPSEPRTSQIMEGLAKPKSPLGSPPSEAAPSPPSLARQMSGIKKRTKSVDEMSRILDEMIQDRVESGQIVRGVRGSVRIASERKAPAIPADDQLMHEPKPALALQV from the exons ATGTCAACCACCACCCTCCCGAGGGCGGCCAACGGGCCACCGACCTCGGCCCTCCCCGCCTTGCCCGTCGGGAAAACACGAAAGGCCGCTGGAGGCATCGTCGCCCCCTCACGTTCAGCCAGCAGCACACCTAGGAGCGGCCTGCGCGCTCCATCAACCTCCTTTCTTCCTCCCTCAACGCCAGCACCAACAACTGCGTTACCACAGCCGCGATCGGTCTCTGGTATTGTTGGCCCAGGTACCAAGACCATCCGCAAGACAGTCAGCATCAACTCATTTCCTCAACCTCCTCGTGGCGATAGCGGCCGTGCCAGCCTTCCACCCAGTCCCCTCTCCAGTGGCGCATCCGCCGCCCGAAGACCGAAAACCGCGATAAGTACAGATACCCACACCTCGGGAAACACGCCAAGCCTGCTAAACGGCTCAGAAGGAATAAAATCTGTCCGTAATGCGGGCGCCAGGAGCTCCGATGGCTTCATCAGTGTAGGATCACCGCCACAGAGTCGTAGCTCATCAGCACAAGACTCATACTCAACCTCGGCAACGCAGTACGACGATATGACGGATGGCACGCAACAGAAGTCAGGCGCCGGGGGCGAAAGCAAGAGAACATCAAAAATCGATGGCAAGGGAAATGTGATAGTCAGCGTCAGGGTGCGACCTGATGCGGGCTCTAATGATCACGGGAGGACAGAGGGAGAATGGATGGTCGATGGAAGAAGGTCGCTCATTTCATACCGCGGCAAAGAGGGTGGTGATTACTTCTACG ATAATGTTTTCGCAACACACGACGACAACTCAAAGGTATATGATCACAGTGCCAAGCGCTTGGTCAGGAGAGTCATGGAGGGCTACCACGGCACTGTGTTTGCGTATGGAATGACGGGTACTGGAAAGACTTTCTCCATGCAGGGTACTGCTTCGTCACCTGGAGTTATTCCACTAGCGATCACGGACATCTTCTCATATATCCGAGAGACACCCTCGAGGGAGTTTCTGTTACGCGTCAGCTATCTGGAGATCTACAACGAAAGGATCCATGATCTCCTTAGCATGCCGACCGGCGGGGTTGGCGGTAACACGGCTCAAGAGGAGATCAAGTTGCGTGAGGACAGCAAGCGTGGAGTCTATGCCAGTCCGCTCAAGGAGGAAATCGTGCAAAGTCCGACCCAGCTGCTGCGTGTCATTGCACGTGGTGACCAGGCGCGCAGGACGGCCAGCACACAGTTCAACGCCAGGAGTTCTCGAAGCCACGCTGTCGTACAGATTGTTGTGGAAAGTCGGGAACGAGTACCGGGTACTGCTACGCCGGGTGGCGACAGCAAGCGGTCCGGCATGCTTCCCGGCGGCGTACGTGTCTCCACTTTGAGCTTGATCGACTTGGCAGGCTCAGAAAAGGCTGCCGAGAGCAAGGAGCGCCGTACCGAAGGCTCGCACATCAACAAGAGCTTGTTGACTCTAGGCACAGTTATCTCGAAACTGTCCGAatacaaggacaaggacggAAAGATGTCTGACAAGGATGGAAAACATCTCCCGTACCGAGACAGCAAGTTGACTAGGCTGTTGCAAGGCGCCCTCTCTGGCAATTCACTCGTCAGCATTCTCTGTACGATCCAGACTGGCGCTGGAGGTAGCGTGGCTGGAGGGAATACACACGTCAGTGAGACGATCAACACACTCAAATTTGCAGCACGCGCCAAGAACAGCATCGTCAGTCATGCGAAGAAGGCTGAGGAAGCTCTTGGAGCAGGTGGCGAGGGTGGTGCGAGGGTTCTTCTTGAGAGATACCGTATGGAAATCCAGGAGCTCAAGTCTCAGCTGAATTCGCAAGCGAAGGGCAACAAGGGAAAGGATACCGAAGAAGACAAGACAAAAGATGTCGAGGAGGAAAAGGCTCGCGAAAAAGAAGCCGAGCATCGCCACGAGGAGCAGCTTCTCGAGATGCAGCTTGCGCGCACAGCACTCAAGGAGAGAATCGACCATCTGAACAGGCTGATTTTGAGCTCCAAATCGACAGGCGTCAACTCGAACGGGTCATACAGCTCGCTGGGAATGCACCCTCGATCGTCGCTCGTCTCGGTTAGGTCAATGGGTACAACCAGTGGGCGATCTCTTCTGGAGAGGACATCGTCAATGACATCATCTTCTTCTACTCTTGGCCGACGCACCAGCAGCCGGCGGGTGTCGAGCAGTGTGGGAGAGATGAATGTTGAGGAAGACGACAGTCATGGCGAATATGGAGACGGGGTAGCATCTCTGGCGGCTCAAAACCGTGCGCTGCAGGCCGATCTGACGGACAAGAACCGATACATCGCAACGCTGGAGAAGCGCTTGCTACAGGCTAGGAGGACAAGTTCAGCACGGGCATCAGTCGGTATGGGAGGTTCCAAGGGTATCATGGTCGGCGAGGACCACAGCGTAGCGACAGTAATCAAGGAGAAGGATGCCGAGATTGCCGAGCTTCGTGCTCGTCTGGACGACAAGGATCGGATGCTGAGTGCACTGCGGAGCGCCGCGCGGTCGAGGGACAATGCGGACCGAGTCGAGTCGCGGACCGAGATGCGGACATCACAGATCATGGACGGCAGTGCAAAAtcgccgagcgagccgcgcACATCACAGATCATGGAAGGGCTAGCGAAGCCAAAATCCCCGCTGGGGTCACCACCAAGTGAAGCAGCACCGTCACCGCCATCGCTTGCTCGACAAATGTCTGGGATTAAGAAGCGGACAAAGAGCGTGGACGAAATGAGCCGCATACTTGATGAGATG ATTCAGGATCGTGTCGAGAGTGGCCAAATTGTTCGTGGCGTGCGCGGCAGCGTCAGAATTGCCAGCGAACGAAAAGCCCCTGCCATCCCAGCGGACGACCAGCTTATGCATGAACCGAAGCCTGCGTTAGCTTTGCAGGTCTGA